From the Fibrobacter sp. UWH6 genome, the window CACCAGAGCCATATAGGCTTCAATTCCCTTTATGGGGCGAATTTTATTTTGCGGAGCCTGACTCAGGTTTACTATTCCCGCCAGCGGAACCCTGCTATTCTTATAACAGGGAGTCTTACCACTCCAAGGCGTTCCGTAGACCCAAACGCCATCCTCTTCAAGACGGACCACAGGATTGTCGTCATTCAAAAGATCAGCGTTACTGAATCGACGCAACCACATTCTCGCGTGAGTGCTCTTTCCTGTTCCGCTTTTTCCAAGGAACATGTAGCCTCGATTTTCACGAGCAATTACTGCCGAATGGAACAGCACCGTATTCTTGCAGGACGTGGCCAACGCATACAGCACCATCAGGGAATTGTTCAAGGCGAACTTTTGAAAATGAGCGGGCAAAGTTCCATTCACATAAAGCGAACCGCTCTGAAATTCGTCATGACAAACGAGTACTCCAGTAGATTTTCCACCCAACAGAAATTCAAATGTCGGCAAACTTTCAGCATTTTTTCCGCAGATGATTTCTTGCCCTTCATCGACCTGACGCGTCTCTTCGACAAAATCAACCCGTACATTTTCTGTAAAAATTTCCAGCGAGAATGCTAATGGCAAACCGTCTACAGATTCCAATTTAAAGGGAGCATAGTTATCCATCGACGCGAAGAACAAAGGCGAAGCATCGTCGTTCAACTTCACCTCGAAAACATGGCCAGCCACTTTAAAAAAGGAATTCATTTTCATCACTTCATAAAGTTAGCAAACCTCTTAAGCGGCACCCATAACGCACCGCTTTATTTTCTAAATTTAGGGTATGAAAAACGCCAGCGAACTTCTTGAATTTGATGCGGGTCACTTGTGGCATCCTTATGCAGCATTACGCAACACGCCGGCCAGATTTTTGGCACGTTCCGCACAGGGAACCACCATCGAAACCGCTGACGGCTTAAAACTGATTGACGCCGTTTCTAGCTGGTGGTGTGTAGCCCACGGTCACAACTGCCCCGAAATTGTTGAAGCCATTCGCAAGCAAAGCGAAAAGATGTGCCATGTGATGTTTGGCGGTTTCACCCACGAGCCCGCCATCGAACTGGGCGAACGTCTGGTGAAGTTTTTGCCCAAGGGCCTGAACAAGATTTTCTACGCCGACTCCGGAAGCATTTCTGTGGAGTGCGCCGCCAAAATGGCGGTACAGTACCAGTTTGCAAAAGGCCACCCGGAAAAGTGCAAGCTGGTCGCTTTAAAGGGCGGCTACCACGGCGACACTGCAGGTGCAATGGCCTTAAGCGACCCCGATGGAATGCACACCCTGTTCCGCGGCATCATGCCCCACCACTACTTTGCGGAACGCCCTAACTGCCGCGCCGACGAACCATGGGACGACCGCGACTTCGCCTCTATGGAGCAGGTGGTTGCGGAACACGAAGGTGAAATTGCAGCCATTATCTGCGAACCTGTTTTCCAGGGCGGAAACGGCATGTGGCTTTATAACGCAGGCTACCTGAAGAGACTGCGCAAGCTTTGCGACGAAAAAGGCATTCTGCTGATTTTTGATGAAATCGCCGCAGGCTTTTACCGTACCGGCCCCCGCTGGGGCATGGAACACGCCTGGGGTACCCCGGGTGCCGCGGGCAAAGATTGCGCCGCAGACGTGCTGCCGGACATCATGACTATCGGCAAGGCTCTTACGGGCGGTCACATGACCATGGCCGCATGTGTCGCTTCTGAAATGGTGGCCGACGTCATTACCAACAGCAAGATTTCCGCATTCATGCACGGCCCCACCTATATGGCAAACCCGCTGGCCTGCGCCGCAGCAATTGCCTCCCTGGACTTGTTTGAAAATCGTGATTACGCATCCCGCGTAGCCGCCATCGAAAAGCGACTCCGCGCCAACTTGGAACCGCTTCGCAACCTGGAAAACGCCGCAGACGTCCGCGTTCTCGGAGCCATCGGTTGTTTGGAACTGAAGGCTATTCCCACCAGCGACGACATCCTCCGCGTCATCAAGGAAACTGGGGTGTGGCTCCGTCCCTTCTGCAATTACGTTTACACCATGCCGCCCCTCATTACCAGCGATTCCGAAGTGGACCGCATATGCGAAGCCATCAAGATGATCGGTCAGTGCGAACCTGGCCCCGTCAGCGACGACGAATTCCACGAGTAAAGATTTATGGATTACTACAGCTTGAAAATGCGTGCTTCCCAGGATGTGGAAGAAACTGGTGCAGACGGCAGCCGCAATATTCGCGAGCAACATATTTCCGGTGCAGAACGCATCGTATCTCGAGATGCTGTAGAATACGTTTGCCAGGCTATGGTACGCCGCGCCATGACTCATTCTAAAGGTGATCCAGACAAGATTAACATCAAGATCGAAAAGGTTGCCGAAGAAGACATCCAGATTTTGGATGCGCTGCCCGTTACCCGCATCGATGTGAATACTTGGCAGGAGGGTCTTGATAAGGCTTTTGAACTTGTGGGAGAAGCCGCTGCTGGCGTCCGCGAAAAGCTGCCGGAACTGCTTCGCGCTACCTACTCCATGCGCGGCGCCATGCTGTACGACATCCGCACCGGTGAACGTCTGGAACCCAACAAGGAACGTGGGGTTCGCGCCACCTACATGGATGCACTGCAGACTAACGCTGTTGACGACCGGGAGCCCTGCGGAACCGCTTCCACCAATAAGAATCATTTTAACGAAGCCATTGTTCTCGCCACAAAGGTGGCAAACGCCCCCGGCATGGTTGCAGAACTTTGCATCAGCGACGACCCGGAATATGTTACCGGTTATGTAGCCAGCAAGGAACTGGGCTATGTACGAATCATGAAGCTAAAGGAAATGGGCAGCCCCGATGGCGGCCGCATTTTCCTTTTCGACTCCAGCAAGGCCTCCGCCGAAGAATGCATTGACTTCTTACAAAAGAAAAAAGTGCTGGTGCGCTGCCCTTAACTTGCTTCCAAAAATCCGCGACGATCTCGTTTCTCAATGTTCACCCTTAAGCCACACGCAGGAATTCCCCGCTCCTTGACTTTGATGCTAGCCATTATGGCGGGCATTTCTGTGGCCAACATTTATTATTGCCAGCCCCTGCTGAACATGATCCGCATGGACATGGGTCTTTCGGAATTCCATGTAAATCTCATGCCGGTGCTAACACAGGTAGGTTATGCGTTAGGCCTGCTTTTCATTGTGCCGCTGGGCGATATGATTGACCGCCGCCACATTGTACTGGTGAATTTTTCCCTGCTGATTTTCGCCCTCATTACCATTTACTTTTCCAAGAACGAAGGAATGCTTCTGGCAGGCTCCTTTGTTACAGGCATCTGCTCCGTGACGCCGCAGATTTTTATTCCCATGGTTTCGCTGTTTTCGAAATCCGACGAAAAGGAACTGAAAACTGGAATGGTGTTGAGCGGACTCCTCACAGGAATTCTTGCCTCCCGCGTGTTCAGCGGTCTTATTGGGGAATGGTTCGGATGGCGCAGCATGTTCCTGATTGCAGCCGCCATGATGCTAATATCTACCGCCATCGTATTCAAGGCATTGCCCAACGTACCCACCACCTATCGCGGCACATTTTTCACCATGCTGAAATCCATCGGGGAACTTTTCCTCCGATTCCCTCAGGCAAGAATTTTCAGCATCCGCTCCGGATTCGCTTTCGGGTCTTTTCTTGCGCTATGGGCATGTCTCGCTTTCCGAATGAAGCAAGCGCCGTTCTTCCAGGACAGCAAAGCTGTTGGACTTCTGGGACTTTGCGGTATCGCCGGTGCATTAACAGCCTCTCGCATCGGCAAGTACATCAAGCGTTATGGTGTAGAAAAATTCTGCAACGCCGGAAGCCTTTTGATGGCAGCCGCATGGGCAACCTTCTACTTCGGAAATTCCAGTTACGCCGCCATCGTCGTAGGCATTATCCTCATCGATATCGGCATGCAGTTTATCCAGCTGGGCAACCAAAGTTCCGTGATGAAACTTTGCCCCGAAGCCACCAGCCGCATGAACACCATCTTCATGACCATCTATTTCATTGGCGGTTCCCTCGGAACATTCCTGGCAGGAACCTTCTGGACACTCTGGGGCTGGAACGGAACAGTGCTGGCAGGCCTATTGCTTACCGCACTGTCTTTTGGGACGACGTTGATTAGTTACTGCAGAAAATAATTCGTGCCTATTTATTGTGAATCATTTTCATTCGCAAAACTTGATGATTCACTTTTGCCTGCAGGAAATAGATTCCATTAGGAAGTCCACTCATATGAGGTTTGGCATTTAGAACTTCACCAGCATATTCTGCATTGAAAGACGCTACGCGGTGCCCTTGCAGATCAAATACTTGAACTTGAGCCATTCCTGCATTTTGTAGGTGCAGGGAGTTTGCAATCACCTGCGGGTCTTCCAAATCATCAGAAGAATCGTCGGATTTTTCACCGGCAGAATCGTCACCGGGATTTTCGGAAGAATCTTCAAAGGGATCCTCATCCACGATGGATTCGTCAGTTGCAAGCACAATGCCCTTCATGTCAAATTCAAGCTGGTCAATATTGGGGCCGCCCTGTTCTGAAACAGATTGCAACTTCAGAACATTCACGCCCTTATTCAGTGAAATCTTGATTGCCACGGAATCCCAGGTTGTCCAATCTGCGGTAGGCGGGAATGTGGCGACACCATAGCTTTCATCATTGACGAACAGTTCCATCTTGCGGGTATCCGTCTTGCCGTGGGCATAGCGGAGAACCAGAGTGACACCTTCCTGGGCAGAGGGAGAATACAAATTCCAGATGCCATAGCTGGTAACAATGTTGTCGAAATTGAAGTAGCAGTCACCAACAAAGCCACCGTTAGTTGTTTCGCAAACGCCAACGCCATCAGTGGGGACACCTGCCTCTATGCTGGACAAAACGCTCACTGCGGAATTTTCAATCTTTGCTTCTGCAAGAACCGTAATGCTTGCTGTGCGTGTGGCGGGTTCCACTTCATCGGAACCACCCTTGGTAACAATGTTGATTTCGTAAACACCTGCTTTTGTAGGAGTACCGCCAATGACATAACGGGAGTTTGTGGCATCCAGCTTTGCAGTCACACCATCAGGCAACCCCGTGATGGTAAGACCATCGCAGTTGCTGTAACCGAAGGCGTATTCCGTAATGGCGTCGCCCAGCATAATGGTCTGGAAACTAGAGCCTGCACCCTGTTTCTGGATGGCAGGAATTCTAGGACCAGCTTCGCCACCCACCAGCATAATGTCCGGAGTAGGAGCCTTGTCGGCACCAGCACCCAGCCAGAAACCGAGATGAGGCGGCTGGTTGTAGGCGGTATTCTGCCAGCTCATTCCCAAGCGATAGATCGGGTCATGGGCAAGAGTATAAAGGCGATGTGTGGTAGGAATTGTCGTGGTATAAACGTAGAGCTTGGAAGCGCCATCGTGAAGGATGACTTCTTCACGCCAGTCACCGAAAAGGTCTCCGCTGAAGTTGGGAGTTGCCTTAGTGGAATTGCAGCTATTGCCTTCCAAAGTCATCAAGTCACCAAACTTCTTGCTGGAATAATTCCACTTACTAATCTTGTTTCCATCCAAAAGTTCATCCTGAAGGTCGCCATCCCAATAGATGCGGAAATTGACGGAGTAGCGACTTCCCAGAACTTTACCTTTTGCGGAATATACGTTGCCATCGGCAGTACTCCACATTTCATAACCGCGGCTAGTGCTGTCTACGTCGGCGGCGAGGCCACGGCCATTATCAGCATCGCTGTTGGAACTCCACAGGATTGCTCCGGTGCGGGCATCGTGCAGGTCGTATCCGTAGGGCTTTTCTTCGTGAACTTCCCATACTTCAAGGCCTTCGTGATCCGGATCCAAGTCGCCCAAGTGCATGGCGTCGCCATGACCCTTGCCGGTACGGTACATGAACTTTCCGTTATGATCGATGGCGCAAGCACCTTCGATGATTTCATCAAAGCCATCACCATCCACATCACCTGCAGAAAGATTGTGATTGCCCATGCCGTAACATTCGCCGCCCTTGGTAGCGGCATTGTAATACCAACGCTGGCTCAAAGTTTTTCCGTCCCAGTCGTAAGCGGCAATTGCCATACGGGTGTAGTAACCACGCTGGAAAACCATGCTGGGTTTCTGTCCATCCAAATAGGCGTTAGTTGCCAGGAAACGGTCTACGCGGTTGCCGTAGGAATCGCCCCAGCTGGAAACTGTTCCGCGAGCGGGATTGTAATTGACCGTAGCCAATTCCACACCGGTCTCGCCATTGAACAAAGTCAAATATTCATTACCGCCCAGAATGTAGCCGTTGGAATTGCGGTAATCCTTGGTGTGGTTTGTTTCGCTGGCGGCAGCGCCCTTGCTAATGTACTTGCCGGAACCATCCTTTGTGCCAGGGGCTGTTTTCATGGCCACTTCAGCCTTGCCATCGCTATCGTAGTCGCCCACCAGAATCTGGGTATAGTGAGCACCTGCGCGAATATTTACGCCTAGGTCAATGCGCCAAAGTTTTTTGCCATTGAACTTATAGCAATCCACAAACACGTTGCCGGTCTTTCCCTTCTGGGAATTGTCCTTGGAATTGCTAGGATCCCACTTCAAAATCAGTTCATATTCGCCATCGCCATCTACATCACCTACGGCGATATCGTTAGGGCTGTAAGTATAATCGGAACCACCCGCGGGGCGATCCAGATTAACAACCAGCTGCTGGGAACCCCACACAGAGACAGTCTTGTCTGCAGATTTTTCAACGCCGTTCACAACCGGGCGTACATAATACTTACTAGCGCTTGTACCTTGAGCATCCGTATAATTGCTGGCGGCTTTTCCATCGAAGCTTGCGATTTTTGCGCCATCACGATAGAGGTTAAAACCAGTGGTATTGCCGTCGGTACCCAAAACGCGCCAACTGAGGTAAACTCCCCCGCTAGTCTTCACAGCCACCAGGCCGCGATCCAGATTTTCCATTTGACGAGTTGCGTTTGCAACACCAAAACCCATTACAAGCGTAAGGCCTGCACACACCATAAACCTTTTCATAAACATCCCTTGGGAACCCAAACACCATTTTCCGGGATTTCCCAAACCTAAAGATACTCGGTATTACCGCACATGTACACCTCAACAAAATTTTTCTGTTGTCCAGCGACAACGCGTAGTCTATAGACAACTCTTTGATTTTATTAGGGATACGATTTTGCAGTGACCGAAAATATTTTTGAAGAAAATTCCAAATGAAATGGATTTTTGGGAGTGCAAAATGTTTGGATTGGGTAAATTCGTGATTGTGGCAGGAACCGCTTCCGCCATTGCAGCAACACCTACTATCAAGGTAGATTTTGACCAGAGTGGTCGAAATAGTTCCGAAGTCACTGAGGGCAATTACATCCCCTGGGTAGTTACCGGGGCGATCTCCAAAGACACGACTTTAAGTGGAGTCAAGATTACCATAAACAAGGGCAGTGCGGGAACTGCTCTAAAAACAAACTGGTACAAGGCTTCTATCCAATCGCCCTATTACGCAAAGTTGGTTGGAGATGGCGTCACCGTAGATGGCGGAAATTCCGGTGGAGAAATCAGCCTTACTTTCTCTGGACTTTCTGCAGGAACTCACAGCCTTCTCGCCTACTTGAACAATGTGGACGCGCCCGAAGCCTTTAACTACAGCAATATTGATGTCTACGTCAACGGGACAAAAAAGATAACCGTCAAGCCATCCAATCGAGCCCTCACCACAGAGAACGCTGCAACAGCCTACGTTTCCTTTGAGGTAACTTTTGCAGGCAGCGCCACCATCAAGTTCGTTCCCAGCACATCCAGCGCAACATTTCGCAACGTGACTCTTAACGGATTCGCCTTGAATGTTCCCAATTCCGCAGCACAATCTTCCGGCCCGATTCCTGCTGATTTAAACGATCATGCCGCCCACAATAATGGGGACTTGACCTTGTCCTGGACGGCAGCAGTTTCCGCAAAGAAACATCAGGTTTATTTCGGTACCGATTCTGCCGCAGTACTTGCTGCAACTTCAAAGAGCGCAGAATACAAAGGCGAACAAACCGAAACAACATTCAAGGTCACTGGAACGAATCCTCTAAACTCCTATTTCTGGCGCGTTGACGAAGTGGATGCCAACGGCACCATCACCAAGGGCGATGTCTGGAAATTCCGCATCGGGCGTTTGGCTTTTGAAGGTGCTGAAGGTTATGGGCGCAATGCAGTGGGCGGCCGCGGCGGAAAAATCGTCTATGTTACCAACCTGAATGATTCCGGCGTAGGCTCCTTTCGCGAAGCTGTTACCAATGACATCGGCCCCCGCACCATCGTGTTCAAGGTGGCAGGCGTTATCAATTTGAAATCCCGTTTGGTACTAAGCAGTAACTATGTGACTGTAGCAGGCCAGACGGCACCCGGCAAGGGCATTACTATTACAGGCGCTCCCTTCGGTATTACCGGTAACGATTGCGTTGTCCGCTTTATGCGAGTGCGTCGCGGATATGCCGCTACCGCCGAAGAACAGAACCGCGGTCTTGACGGCATGGGAATCACTGGCGCAAACCATAGCATTATTGACCATTCTTCTATCAGCTGGACTACCGACGAAGCGTTCAGCAGCCGTGGGGCAAAGAACATCACACTGCAGCGCACCCTCATTTCAGAAGCGCTGAATATTGCAGGCCACCCCAATTATCCTGCAGGAACGGCCCACGGGTATGCCGCAACCATCGGGGGCGACGTCGGCAGTTTCCACCACAACCTGTTGGCTCATAATGATGGACGCAACTGGAGTATGGGCGGCGGGCTGGACGCCAACGGCAATTACGCAGGCAAGCTGGACATTTTCAACAATGTGGTTTACAACTGGATTGACCGCGTTACCGATGGCGGCGCACATAACGTGAACTTCGTAGGCAATTACTATAAGGAAGGGGCGGCCACCACATTGCACGGCTACACATTGCGTGCCCAGCTGGAAGGTACCGGCGGCGGAACCCAGGAATACTACTACCATAACAATGTGCTGCAGGCGGCTAACGGTTCCTTTACCTGCGACGGTTCCAATGATAACTGCGGACGCGAATATCAGAAGTACGATAAGCAGGTACTGAACTGGACTGTATTCGTAAATAAGCCCTACTTTGAATCTTACGCCACCATCCATAGCGCAAAAGCAGCCTACAAGGACGTGCTTAGCGACGTAGGCTTAAACCGCACCGTCATCGACGATCACGACTCTCGCATCATTAATGAAGTCAAGACCGGCACCTACAAGTACACCGGTTCCATAGGAAAGAAGCCCGGTATCCCTGATCGCGAAAGCGATGTTGGTGGATTGGAAAATTATCCTAGCGTAAGCATGGCCGATGATTTTGACTCCGATGCAGACGGCCTTCCGGACTGGTGGGAAAATATGTACGGTCTGAATGCAACTTCGGCAAAGGGAGACTTCAGTGACGCCAACAAGGATCGTCTCGGTGATGGCTGGACGGAACTGGAACGCTACCTGGAATGGCTTGCCCGCGCAAACTTCACCTTCGAAAAAGGCGAAACCCAGACCATCGATCTTTCGCAGTACACCAAGGGCTATGACAGCGGCACTTATACCTTGAGCAATATTCCAAGCGGTGTCACAGCAACTGTAAGCGGATCCAAGATGACCGTGAAACTGTCCGACACTTTTGCAGGCGTTGGCTACATTACCTTTACCCTGAAGGACAATGCCGGCGACACCTATTCCCGCAAGATCGGCGTTACCCAGAAATTGGCTGCAGTATCCGCACAGGATCCGGAACCCGGTGTAATTACCGAAACAGAAGAACCCGATGACGATGACGATATCACATCCGTTGCCGCATTGAAACAAAAAGCATTCAATGTCGCCGTCCAGAACAACATTATCCATCTTTACGGATTGCCCCGCAATGTTTCTATCAGTGTGACGGATTTGAGCGGAAAGCACCTAATGACTTCCAAGTCCATCGTTTCTGTAAACGGCTCCGCCATTGTAAACCTGAATGACTATAGCAGAGGCTCCTACCTAGTGAATATCCGCGGCCTTTCCAATAATGGTTCTCGGGTCAATAGAAGCATGCAAGTGCAGGTGAGATAGACAAGTGTAGCGATGTACATTGTAAAACCCGAGACGCAATAACAGCAAACATCCTGTCCCAAAATACTTGACTTTTGTCCCATGATTATTTATATTGGTCAACAAGGTAGGTCAAGTCCATGAAAAAGAAGAATGTCATCAATCTGATTCGATATTATGCCGAAAAAAACGACCCCGCATTCCGCGAGGAGGCATACGAAATTGCCCGGGATTTTGACGCAAACGGCGATTTCCAGCTTTCGGAATACATCATGGCTCTCATGTCCAGCGCAAACGCCTTTGTGCCGCAAATGCACGAAAATCAGATGACATTTTTCCGCAAAATGACATCCTCGCGCGATTCGCTGCCGCTCCCCACGCCAATAGAAAAAGACATCCTTGGAATCATCAACGCTATCCAGCGAAACATGGGAATCAACAAGTTCCTATTCCAAGGCGCACCTGGAACAGGCAAGACCGAATCCGTACGGCAAATTGCCCGTATTTTGGAACGCGACCTGTTCTGCGTAGATTTCGACACCATCATCGACAGCAAACTCGGGCAAACGCAAAAAAACATCGCAGCATTATTTGATGAACTGAATCGCTTTGCGCACCCCGAAAAAATCCTTGTTTTGTTCGACGAAATTGACGCCATTGCCCTTGACAGAACCAGTTCCCATGACCTCCGCGAAATGGGTCGCGCCACGTCGGCAATCCTCAAGGGTTTTGACAACCTCAACGAAAAGATTACCATTATCGCCACGACGAACCTTTTTAAGCATTTTGACAAGGCGCTTTCCCGCCGTTTCGATTCCATTGTTGATTTCAATAGATACACTCAGGATGATTTGCAAGAAATTGCAGAATCTATTCTGAACAATTTCCTCGATGATTTCAAAATTGTTAGACGGAACCCTCGTCTCTTCCAAAAAATCATTAACCTGAACAAAAAACTGCCCTGCCCCGCTGATTTAAGAAAAATCATCAAAGCCGACATAACATTCAGCGACACAAACATCGAATGTGACTATCTCAAAAACATTTACAAATCATTCGTCGGCAAAGTTCCAGACAACTTGCAACTATTGCAAACGCAGGGTTTTACCGTTCGCGAAATAGAAATACTCTCCGGCATATCTAAAAGCCATGTATCGCGAATCCTGAATGGCGAGGGGCAAATAAAAACCGCACCTAAGGAACATCAGAAATGCCGTTCTTTGGGTGCAACCAATTTGCTATTTCATAAACCTAAAAAGAAAATCAACCTTGCAGAAGTGTACCGCAAGGCTGAAGAAGATATCGTGTGGAAATAAATAGTTGCCCTAAACGATCTTAAACCATTCCTGCTTATCTTCTTTCTTGATATCGATAATCTTCTTTTCTTTAAGTTTTGCAAGGAACTTGCCCTGACTGTTTAGAGTCTTGCCCTTGTACGAGAAGTCTTTGGCAATGCTATGGAGTTTGGTTCCAAAGAGGCTCGAGAAAATCCATTGGTCTTTTTCAAATGATTCCAGGACATTGACCATCTTCTGTCCGTCCGTTTTTGAGAAGCCCTGGCTGCAAATGAATTGAAGAAGCTTGTCTTCGTTCTTGGGCTGTTTTTCGCCAAAATAATCTTCTATGGAAAGAATCTTGTCCGAACAACTTGTAAACACGGACTTTTCGGCATCTTCCTTACGGGTCACGAGCCAAACCTTTTTACCGTACTTGTGCAATTTGTCCATGACAACGGTAAAGTCGGTGTCTGATGTTATGAACACATAATGACTCACATCTGGAGATTTTTGATATAGGCTTTCAAAAGCCTCCAGCGAAAGAATCAAGTCGGCGCGATTCTTCTTGTTGGCAACATGAACAGCCTCTCGAATTTCAAAATTCAAATCACCGAGTTGATTACGGAATTTTGCAATAGCATTTGTATTTCCACAAGCCATTTTTATGGCAAAGATCGGCGAAACACCATCCTGCTCAAAGTCGTCTGCCGAATTTGCCTCCAGCATGATGGATTCCATCAGCTTGCTCAGATTGAGCTTGGAATCAATATTCTCGAGATCAAAATATACTGCGATAGGATAAACAGATTTCATGGGAAGGTCCTTTTTATACCGTATCACCATCAGTTAAATAGCGAATCATTCCATCCAAAACAGCAAAATTATCTATATCTAGGATTTTTAGCAAATCTTGTCCAAATTCACAATATTCTTCATA encodes:
- a CDS encoding NYN domain-containing protein, which translates into the protein MKSVYPIAVYFDLENIDSKLNLSKLMESIMLEANSADDFEQDGVSPIFAIKMACGNTNAIAKFRNQLGDLNFEIREAVHVANKKNRADLILSLEAFESLYQKSPDVSHYVFITSDTDFTVVMDKLHKYGKKVWLVTRKEDAEKSVFTSCSDKILSIEDYFGEKQPKNEDKLLQFICSQGFSKTDGQKMVNVLESFEKDQWIFSSLFGTKLHSIAKDFSYKGKTLNSQGKFLAKLKEKKIIDIKKEDKQEWFKIV